TCATCAGTactatttttgtattttttaggATTTTAGAATAATTAATGATTGATTTATAAAATTTCTAAAATAAGTTTCACGGAcaagtatattttattttattttggaacATAACTAAATCAACTTCAACTAGACTATCCCAACTTTCATCAATCTAATAGGAACATCAATTTAACATCATTAGtactatttttttcatttttagagGAGTTTAGGGTAATTAGTTGTCAATTTATGAAATTTGTAGGATAGATTATGTGAACAAgtatattttaatttagtttCGAGTGTAAGTTTTGAGTGTAACTAGGATATCTTCCACCAAACCAACTCAACCTTTCACAAATCCACTAGGACAATAATTTACCATCATTGTTACcacttcttaatttttttaaattattttaggataattgattattgatttttgaaaattttaggcTAGGTTTCAtaaatgagtatatatatatatatatatatatatatatatatatatatatacatatatatatatatatacatatatatatatatatacatatatatatatatacatatatatatatatacatacatatatatatatacatatatatatatgtatatatacatatatatatatatatatacatatatatatatatatacatatatatatatatatatacatataaatatatatatatatatacatatatatatatacacatatatatatatatacatatatatatacatatatatatatatacatatatatatatatatacatatatatatatatatatatatatgtatatatatatatatatatacatatatatatacatatacatatatatatacatatatatatacatatatatatatacatatatatatacatatatatatatacatatacatatatatatatagagggtaTTTAATGGAAAATTTCTAGGTGGACTGATTCAAGTCAATCGACCACTCATTCTTCGAAGAAGCATAAAAATATCTCCTTTTCCAACCTTTGTTGGAGGTTGGAGCTCTCTTAGTTCTGCAACCAAGGCGAGTGGGGAGCAAATAAGTCAAACCCCTAAAGCACATGCTATAACATGAATACAGGGTTAGCATTAGGGTAATGTAAAGCCTTTTACACTCTCTGACAAACATCATAAAAATGCGCTAGGAGTTCGACACTATCTGGGCGAACAAGAATTCAAAAAATGAGAAGTCTCAACAAAGAAAAGGTGAAAGGGAAAGAGAAGTCCTGACCGAAGTGCATTTATGCAAGTGCAGAAGTGGTGATATGACTCATAGGGTTCGTCACCCAACTATTAGCTCGAACTTGGCAGATATGTGATAGACCTCTCGGATAGTGTCCATGTCAGAGGCCGACATTACTGAGTCCAAGTTGAAGGACTTCACTGCGAAGCCCTATTGCTTGAGAGATTCACCCCTATAGGGGTGATTGATTTGAATACCCCCAAGGAAGAATTTTTTGTTGTTTACACCAAAGATGATCACATAATCAAGGACCTATTCGAGTCCTATGAATCATTAGAGAATGTAGAGGATGATTTTTTTGAACTTCAAAGGAATTGCTGAGGAAGTCGAACGTTGAAAGTAAAATGATTCGAGTTGTGGACAGAGGTGAAGAATGAGAAGTGCTTATCCCAATATTTGTAGGGGCCAAAGGTGACATTTTCGCTATCCTGAGAGTTTATTCAACTCTTGGGCGCTTTGAGAGAGGGGCTAACATGGCACAATCTTGGCTACGAGGGGCCACGTGGCACGATCAGGGCAATCATATGGTCATTTGGGTAAACATTACGATCCTATCGAATCCACCATGACACATAGAGGCCCTAGCTCTCGCCATGTTGGAGCAATGGCATGCAATTACGACACGCTATCAAGGATATGATCTTGTCAGATCTCACACAACAACCAAGATGGATAGCTCATCCTTGCAAATTAGGACACCCTATCAAGGATATGTGCCACCTTGTCAGATAATGTTGGCTCATCGGGTGCCATTGCACGATGTTGTGTCACCCATCAAGAGGCACCACACGAAGTCAGGTAGGCCTATCAAGCACCACCACACAAGGTGGTGTCGGCCCACTGAGCAACATCGTGTGAGGCCATAACGACTATATGACGTCATATCGGCCTATCAAGCACCACCATGTGAAGTCATGTCAATCCATCAAGTGTCATTACACCAGACTAAGTCAGCCCATAGAGCACCAATGATGAATGAAGTCAAAGTTGCCACTTTTAACCTCAGCACCACCAACCACCCAAGCAACACTTCCCAACCAAATTTCGTTGTGCTTCATAGCTTAACAAGTGGGGCATGTGGCTTTTAAATGCCTTTGCACTAGATGACTAACACCACGATGTCAAGGGACTGATACTTCAATGTCAGGGGTAACTAACACCTCGACACCAAGTGATAAACAACTTGGCGTCAAATGGCTGACATCTCAATGCCAGGTGAGCGATGTTATGATGCCATATGACTGGTACCAAGTGGCCGACATCTCAATGCCAAGTGATCGATGTTATGATGCCATATGACTGGTACCTCGGCACTAGGTGGTCGATGCCTCGATGCCATGTGGCCAACATGCCCCAATCAATCGATCGATCATCCCTCACTGTCAGATCAACATCACATGTTTGAATGTTACACCATCATAGATTTGGTGCGTACAGCAATGATGATTACGACCGAGATCAacgcatcatgttcatcatgaatGATGTGTAATATGAGAATAATAGTCCCAAAAGACCATTATAAAAATGACTCGATAGGTATGTCCCAAACACAATGTTCTCAACTTTTGAAATTGTCTGAATTGTTCGACTTGCTTATGACTTTGCATCAAAGAGATAATATTGGAGACCAGTCGGATCCGACTTCCACCATGGATAATGAAAATCTAACTTAACATTATAAATTTTACTTATATAGTAGGTATAAATTTTAACATATATGTAatataacataaatgaaaagtGATGCATATGTGATTTAGTCTCGTCCTTTCTCTCACCAATGATATTTACCAACTAAGATAGTTAATGTCTTTTAAGAAACTTTATATGAGAGAACCTGAATATCACAAAAAAATGATCTTTTAGTATTAAATAATACAACCCTCTGAATCTTAAATATAATattcttttataaaatttaatatataatatttttaaattgatCAAAACATCGAGTTATTTGATCTTCCAATAGGTAGGATCCTCCAAATCTTGAAAAAACTATAATTAACCTATAGATAAAGTGAACTAATTAAAAAACTATAAAGATATGTGATCATCCAAGGATTGAGGTCTGGCTACCAAGCAACATGTGGCTAAATTAATtgatatcttaaaaaaaaatataaaacaaacatTTGAATTCTCAAAATAAAGTTGTATCCTTTAAAccctaaaattattttttaacataatatattttttaaatgattaaatgttAAGTCATTTGAATTGATCAAAACATAAAGAAATTTGGTCTTCCAATAATACACAATTTTCTATGCATATAACTTAACATTAAGTCAACTCTAACTCTAACTATCTTGCTTTTACTAGTAAAGAGTTGTACGAACTAAACTAACTGAATCTATAGATTGAGGATTTAAACCTTTAACAATTTCATCATGTAAACCATTAAGACACTAAATGTTTGGATGTGAACGGCTATTATTCAATAACCTATAAACATTCCATAAAAACTATTTTTACATTTCAATAATCTAACGATCATAAAAAAATCGAGACATTGACATGGCAATTAATAGCTTAGAATAACAACCAAATATGAAGACTAAAACTACGATAACTTAAATGTATGACAAACTAATCTCACATCAAAAACTGGAAGAACATACTGCcataaaaaaaatcagataatTATCTTAAAAATTCACCAATTCCATAAATAGCTTATCAAAATCTAACATACAAACTAAACATCGAAATCAATCAAGAATATAATTTTTTCCATGGTGGTAACTTACTCCGTGTAGCATACTCTCCGTATCTCGTGCAGCTTCATCAATTATAAATTCTGTCGGGCTTTCATGAGTCAAAAGATGTTGCCTGCTAgtaacataagaaaaaaaaaaaggcaaaaaaatagAAGTTATGCATGAAAAACATCGAAAAAACATAgaggaaacaaaaaataaaaaaaaactactgTAGAAGAATGCAATTAGAAAAACCATTAGAAACATATAATTTCTAAAGATGCACATGTTCTTGAGTCAAAAGATGTTTCCTGCAAATAGAaaccataagaaaaaaaaaaaagacagaaaaTCAGGAGTTATTCATGAAAAGAAAACCATAACAGAGACAAAAATTAAAAACTGTCACAGAAGAATGCAAATAGAAAAACGATTGGAAACATGTAATTTCCAAAGATGCACATTGAATAAGACGTCTAGATAAGAACTAGTAAGCATAAACAAAATAAAAAGGACATGACACCTTTCATGTTCAGTTTCTGTATCAAGTGTTCCTTCAAGCTTGAGATACACGGTCAGGTTCTGATTTACGATATCTTCAGCACATCCAGCTGGAGCCATGTCATTCTCAACCAGAACCTACACGAATTTGTAaacatataatttaatatttaataaaaattttgtaaTCCAATTATAGCAAGAACATGTGGAGGAGGTAAACTACCAATAAAGTTGATAATATTCTTCATATTgtacattaattttttaatataaaaaataacaaataaaaatataacgaAAATGGAACCACAAGCTAAACCACACAATCATGAAACATGGAAAACCAAGGAAATGACTAGCGTAAGATTTCAATAGTTAACACAGAAAAGTTTGAAactcaaataaaaatatcattaataGTGCTAAGATATTCCTTCTTCTAATCGTTTGAAAATGCACAAGACAGCTTTACTCAGCAAGAATTATTAACGGTTTCTactcaacaaaaaaaaattaacaacTCCTCTGCGAATAAATTTTGaaggaagatacagaagaagtgtAAAATATCTGATAGTGTAAAGTTAGAAAGTCCAATAAAAACATCACTAACAGTGCTATTGTTTCTTCTTCCAGTTGTttgaaagcacaaaataaagctctGCTAAAAAGAATCGTCAATAGGTTTTCTTTAGATAACCTTTAAAGAAGATACAGATGCCAGAGTTGTTATCTCAAATTCATAGGTCTTCATGATATTAGTGATATGATGTCCTCGGCAGAGTGCAAAAGCTGGAAATCTGGAAAGGAGGGATATAAACACGTCAATACAGTTTCCAACACAGAAAAATCTACTACTAGTAGCATTCGAAAGAGAGGTCCACATTGACAATTACAACTATGTACCAATATCTGGATACCAATGGTACAAACATAAATGGGCActtcaaaaaaatttatatgattttagTGGAATACTACAATAATACTGTCCTGTCCGGGTACTGACAACTAAGTTTTTTTCATATAAGCAGATAGTTTGTTAGAACCTTCTGTTCTCGTTGCATTGCGGACGTAGCGATCTAAACTTTCTCACAGCAGCATTAACAATCTCTAGATCTTCCTCAATCCCCTCATTTGTCCATGCCTATAAAATGAATAGAACTTAAATTCTCATATTTGTCCGTGCCTATAAAAAGAAATAGAGAAATAAAGTTCAGAAATTGGCAACACTAACAAAAAGGAGACTATGCTCACCTCCACAACTGATGGATACTCTGATATCATAATGGATTCTTTCTTTCCTTGTGCTCGAGGGAGACGCTGCCATAACTCTTCAGTAATAAATGGCATCACGGGATGTAAAAGACGCAAACCGGTGTCTAGAGATATCCATAGAGTATCCCTTGAGGCTTCTCTAGCATATTCAAACTCTGATAAGTTCTCAAAGTAAGGTTTGACCGCTTCAATAAAGACATCACAAAATTGATATTGCCACCATGAATATAAGACTGTAGAAGCGTCTGAGAACTTGTATGACTCGAAAGCTGATATAGTTTTCCATACGGccttgtttaaaactgaaagtgtcCATTGACATATTAACGGCATCGATTCGATAGTATGAATCTCACGAGGACAATAGTCGTCTCCAAGCTTTGTCATGGCAAAATGTACAGCATTCCATAATTCATCACACCATTGTCGATAACCAACAACTCGTGGCACATCCAGAGTAATCTTGTTTGACTGAGAAGGAAAAAATGTATCTTTCAGCAAAAAAGCAAGCTTAAAAAAAGTCGGTTAGCAAAGCGCAGAAGCGAACCTGATCTGTATAAGAAACAAGCGCAAAGCGGAGGGCATCAGCACCACATTCAGGAATACCATTAGGGAAATCTTTAATCTGGTCCATTTTTGCCTTTTCCAAATCACTTTGGTCAAAATTACTAGTGTCCAACCGCTTGTGCAAGCCTTCAAGTGATATTCCATTTATTAAGTCAAGTGGATCAATAACATTGCCTTTTGACTTGGACATTTTCTGGCCATGTGCATCATAAATCATAGGGTGCAAATAAACCTGAAGATGATTAAAAGAAAGCATCCAAGTCGGTTAGCTAATACTAGCGCATGTTTAGTAATACAAGCAGTCTGCACCACTATTTGTTACTTCCTTTTTAAGTACTCTAGTTTTGAACATATCAAACTGTGCCACATTTACCATTTGTCCCATAATTCAACAACtacctataatatatatatatatatatatatatatatatatatatatatatatatatatatatatatatatatgcttatcaGTTAGTTACCTTTCTGAAGGGCACGTCACCTCCAAGTTTCATTCCCAGCATTACCATCCGGGCTACCCACAAGAATAGAACATCATGTCCAGTTTCAAGCAACGAAGTTGGGTAGAATGCCTTAAAATCTGGTGTGACTTCTGGCCAGCCGAGCACAGATAATGGTAAAAGAGCAGCTGAAAACCATGTATCTAACACGTCTGGATCTTGTGCAATCTCAAATTTCTTCCCTGCAAAGATCTGCTTTGCCTCCAAAACTGCTTCCTGCTCACTTCTTCCGACCACCCAGTGGTCATTGTAAGAACCCATATCTTTAAACTCATCTTTTTCAAGTGTCACATACCAGGCAGGAACTCGATGGCCCCACCAAAGTTGTCTTGAAATGCACCAATCACATATATTCTCCAGCCATCTGTTTAGAAAAGCACGCAAATTAATGTCACCCAAAAATCCAAATTAATGACACCAATCATAAGCTAGCACAGATCAGCATACACCGATAGAACATATAAATAAGGTTGGCTTCTACGATCTAAGAGTCTGAATTACCGAATCAGTTCTTGTTCATACTGATGTGGAATGATCTCAATTTTCTTGTTGTCATCACTCATCACTGCACCGAGAGCTAGTTTTGCAATGCTTTTGCAATCCACAAACCACTGAGACTTTACCATCAGTTCAACAACATCATTACTTCTGGAACAAATGCCAAGTTTCATTTCATGCTTCTGAGCTCCTCTATACAGTCCCTGTTCCCATGGAAACGTTCTCATTGGCATTAGCACATACTAAAACTTGTATGATCGAGAAAAGAGAAGGGCAAAAGGCTGAAATTGGAATAGTTTTAAGTTAAATTAAAGAAAATTATAAAGAGATAATTCCAACAAAATTAAATTGCATGTGGAAATGACACCTAGATCCTGGTGGACGATTTCTTTTAATCGATCGTTACATCACTTGTAATTTTTTTGACCAAACTACCATATACCTAAACATGAGTTGAAAGGGAGATGAATATGTGTGCAATATACGACCTTagccaatttttgcttccttgttTCTGGACAACGGACATATCTTACCATTTACGATTagagtagaaaataaaaatataatgttcTTCTAATATTTTACTAGGGAAGCACACAGCAACACAAGACTAAATCATTTATGTAGACTTGAAGGTAAAAGTTGAGATGTTCAAACAATTGCAATAGACTACCGATGcaggaatttgataaaaatagaaATGTTAATTGATAATCGTTCAGCCCGTTGCTTCAAAGCTGCTTAGAATTGAAATATTGTATAAATGAACAAACAATGTGAAATGACTTATCTACTTGGAACATGGAATTTTGCATTTAGGCCAGGTTGAATGAACCTCTTAAACGCAAAAAGAGGTTGAAGACGGAAGATGGTGCAAAAAGAGGTTGAATTTATCTCTTAAAAAAGTCAAAGACAAGGAATATAACTAAGCAACAACAGATGTCTTCGAATTTAAAAGTCACAGTTAACATAGCATGATTCATGATAATGGTCTTTCTCATCCTATACTAAGTCAAATACTTCACATAAAGCAGGAATAAAACAGATCAATGCTTCTAGTCTGTGGCCATAAAAACACCAATATATTGATACCTGTGCCCTCAGTGCCTCAGTAACAGCCACACGAGCTGTAAACCGTGGCATCCCTTCAAACTCTGCACCACCATTGCTATTTATCTTCCCGTCATCAGTAAAGATATTAATGAATTCAAGATTATGGTGTTTTCCAACTAAATAGTCATTAGGGTCATGAGCCGGAGTTATCTGCAATATGATTTCAGGTAAAAATGAATTTAACAATCAGCGAAACACAGGGGTAGCTGTcaagtaaaaattattttgaacatcTGGAATATGCTTACTTTGACAGCCCCAGTTCCAGATTCAAGGACAACTAAGTTATCATCACAGATCACTGGAAGCTTTCTGCCATTAAACGGATGGACTGCACATTTTCCATGAAGATGAGTATAGCGCTTGTCGTTAGAATGAACAGCAATTGCAGTATCACCCAGCATTGTCTCCACTCTTGTGGTGGCAACTATAATCTCACCCAAATCTCCCTCAAGCGGATAGGCAAAAGAAATCAAAACACCAAACTGAACTTCATGGTCATAACCGGGGACCTTTCGAAATGTCTCTCCTCTGATATCCATGAGACCAACCTGAAAATAACAGGCACAAGGATAGTTACTATttgcaaaagaattataaaaccTAAAATTCTTTTGAATAAAATGTCACCCATACTTCAGCATCAGATATTGCTGTTTGTAATGTGCAATCCCAATTCACAAGGCAATGATCCCTGAAAATAGGCCCAAACAATAATGCATTGGTAGAGTTCCCAAAAAGGCTCAAactttttttcccaaaaaaaaaaaaaaggatttgtatatatataggaTCAAACTTTTGCTAAAATTGAATACGACGTGTGATACAAATTAGagagagaaaaattatcattattaACACCCAGAAAGTGAAAGATTCAATCATGTCCGCAATTGCTTGATACAATCTGAATATGATTGTTTGAAGCAACCAACCTATAAATTAAACCTTCTCTGTAAAGCCTGACAAAAGCCTCGGTTACTGCCTTTGATCTTGCCTCATCCATCGTGAAGAACTGTTAATAGAAAAAGGAAATGTTCAAATAATAAGATTATTTCTGAGCTAACTAACAAGTAACAGCTCCTGGACCACCTAAACTGACCTCACGAGACCAGTCAAGCGAGGCTCCCAACCGACGTTCCTGGTTTAGGATGGTGCCTCCATGCTCATTTTTCCAATCCCAAACCTGTCAAACACAAGGAAGAAAGCAGAGAATATCAACAGACTAACAACCATGAAAACATCAATTTTGCAGCAATAGCAATCTCATTTGTGAGGATAAAACATCACATGCTGAACAATGATTGCTACTAAACAAAAATGAATATTATAGGGTAGAAGGAGAAGCCTACTATTATTCATAAGAAAGAAAGAACTGACCTCAGAAACAAATCTCTCGCGTCCAATATCATGCCTTGTTACGTTGTTCTCACGTATCAACTTTTTCTCCACAACCACCTGAGAGATGCTAGTAAGTGGCACCATTTAGCAATAAAACCCTAGAGTAGATgtatctataatattttttacacATTTCGAAGAGGGAGTAAaaagtattttgatacctcagtaAAGAAACAAGAGATCAGCACATTATCCAtcaaatttgaagaaaaaaacAATTATTAGAAACACTTCTATTTTACAATTATTAGAAAATCAGACTTTTTGAATGGATCTATAATTCATATCAATATACCACAAGGTTGGCAGACAGTTACTCTACCACTCTATTTGGGAGAGATGGAGTGTGATATAGATTCTCTCCATCCATTACTAGGAGATTAGGAATCCATCATGCTAGACAATATCTCCATCCTCGATTGGGGTCCAACCTAGGCTAGATGTTTATGAGATCTAAGACCCAGACTTGTTACTTATCATGCTGATAGGGATGATTTTGCCCTATGCCAACTCATCTACCACCAAGGTCGAGCACCTAAGTGGGGTTCCAAGTCACCAGCCCTAAAATGGCACCGCCCGATGATCTCCACTGGCAATAATCACCCCACCTTATCAGGATCAAAGAATAATCAGGTAATTCACCTAATCTTATCCTAGGCCAACCGGTAAGAGAGCCTAGGGATCGGGTATAAAAAGGCTCTCTACACACAAACTCTATATACACTAACTCAATCATACAGCTCACACCGCTGCATTCTCCCCTTCACTGACTTTAGCTTTGGAGGGGCCACGCTGGGTTACCCCCTAGTACCGGCCTGTTATGTAGGATCACAAGCAGTCATGAGATAATCCTGTTGTCAAGACGCAACCACATAGCCATGAGACAACCCGTCGCCCGAGGTCACCCAAACAACCTAGCTCTAAGGAGGAACCTCGCAACCCGAAAGATCCCAGGCTGCTTGCCCGATCATCCTGAATCGGATCCTTGCTAGCAAAACGACTTCCTACTAGACCGTCAACATGGTCTCACCTCACCAAGTCTCCCACATCAGAGAAGAGACATCTGGGtgagcttgcaccttcgatagtgGACCAACCATGTCGACTCACCAGTCCATGGTATCAATGATCCATCATATGCTATGCTATTGAGAGTAGTTATTAAGATTTATTTATGAATGTTTTGATATTGATTTCGACTTATTGATATTTGTACATGATTAATGATTTTGTTACAATTCTTGTGAGAAAGTTTAGGATGTTTCTACTTAGGATTGCTGATTTATGATTTTTATCTGTTTCAGTGCAGCTTTCAAGTTCCATTAAAGAATCGACTCAAAGAGGAACATCGTCCGCCACTAGGTAGCACTGCGTGATGCCCTTAGTCTTTGCAGTTTTAGTTTTAGTATGAGATATTCCGGCTAAATTTTGTTACATGTGAGACCTTGTTATTTGAAACTTAAATTGAATAAAACTAGTTACTTCATATACTACTATGAGATTTTACATGTGGAAAGTATATCATGTTTTGTGCTGTGCatgttttaaaaagaaaaaaaaataggcaCAGAGGGTAACGATAATGGTCATTATGTGTTGGACCAGATACCaatgtttaaatttatgttgctAATATAATAAACAATCATAACATACTTGTAACAAAGGCCACCAGAATTTTGCAaggaatatttaaaaaaaatcataaatttagGTTATAATTATTGTGTGGATGGTTCTAAATATTATTGGGCTTAGTCCATACTGAATATTATGTAGACCACCGCTTTTAAACAGTTCGGGTCCAAGATAATTCTTTAAAATCAGTCAAGAAACTCTTTAAAATCAAAGAATAAATCCAGGCTTTTTTTATATTAATGGTCATCCTTCTCTCAACTAATTTTAGGATTTCTTTATAAAAAACATATTTTAGTATGAATGTGTATATTTTTTAAGCTCTTCTAAGTTTTAAGTTCGAGATATAGATAAAATATTATGTAATATTCACTTTGAGGTTTCCTATGAAATGAGGTATAGAACGGAATCACGATGAAGAATTTTCAGGAGTTACCAAGGTCGAAAACATAACAAAGAATATATATAACctgtatttttttttaagaaaaaagaatATAAGCATGACAATAATCAACTATACACTAGATATGACTCAAATATTTGGCAGCAAAAAGTAATGAGCgcaccatttaagaaaattattgaGAACCCAAAAAAGCTAAGTTCACTAAGCATTCATCAGAAGAAACAGAAAAGAGGGGATTTACATGAATAGAACAAGCAGATTTTATTATCATAAGaggtcaccccccccccccccccccccctactcTTAAATTTGGACCAAAATAGCTTTACTACTCTACAGGCCATCATTGAGTAAATTCAACAATTAGTTTCAAAGTTGAGCACACTAGTTTCAAAATTGGCCAAGCAAATTAGTTTCAGCTTCGATATAATCTACAAGATGCTTAAAAAGAAATCACAACCTGGGTTGCTATGCCAGCATGGTCCATTCCAGGCACCCACAGAACGTTATAGCCCGACATTCTCCGCCAACGGACAATTGTATCCTCGATTACATAACATGGCAAAACATATTAGATAAAAATACAGAATCAAAGAAACATGTATCTGAAGCACGATCATAAGTCAATGAAACCAGGGAAGAAAATGTCTAATATACACCTGTATTGCAGTAGTAAGACCATGGCCTATATGAAGAGCACCAGTTACACTTGGAGGTGGAAGTATCTGCAGAAGAAATAGATGAAGAATACAAAGGTAAGTTACACTAATCAAATGATGTTTCTAAGTAACTCAAGGTTCAAACGCATGGACTGCATGCTGATGTTTCCATATAAAGTCATGTAAACTCTTTATTGCACGTTCCTGGACAATGACTAGTATGGTTTAGTACATGTAGTTTGCATCCAACAAACATcagcactgttgaatctcgtattttgatgatgaaactatttaatatatgtttatgatttaatctgcgttttgagtgacgcaggatgcttcggtcaggatgagacaattaaagcaggaacatcatgttgtgccggaggaacatgtcagaagattggacgtcgggccggtggatcggtcgacgtatcgacagaaggcttcgggtcgtggactcgggcatcgggccaagaagagcgggtattgtgccaaggatatcggagttgcggagtcaactgaccgattgggcaataggccgcaggagaggacgatgcgccgaagaatcagacgaagcgtcgagggaccaatgacatgccggacaacttggttaattgcttaggattaattgtctcgatcgaagttttgctttaattgtgcaggattaactatgataacgatgaagacataaagcgaaacaaagtgtcggagtcaagcgcgaaggatttgttgcaagttcgagagttcgacggaagtccgaaggttcatcgggaatgctaccggaactagccgagaataagttgggagcttgccgaaggattttcggaagctcgccggaaggttcgttggaagttcgcggagctcgccgagaaagatcggagcttgccgaagaagctcgttggaactcgctaagatcaaatcgtgaagtctaggagcttaccaggagtccgcagaatggtttccgagagttcatcggaagaccgccggaagtttaccgaaagctcgccagaagaagtcttgacttgcggactttgtaatagcttaaaaaatgtctttaaaatcatagttagcacgttaattagggttagtattaggtattaatcct
Above is a genomic segment from Musa acuminata AAA Group cultivar baxijiao chromosome BXJ3-4, Cavendish_Baxijiao_AAA, whole genome shotgun sequence containing:
- the LOC108952568 gene encoding valine--tRNA ligase, mitochondrial 1-like, with protein sequence MAISGGSTASVPNARLYGDSPVAVFGVVRSAHNGPVGRYTWWEASDIFTTDSSSSKTQFAMILPPPSVTGALHIGHGLTTAIQDTIVRWRRMSGYNVLWVPGMDHAGIATQVVVEKKLIRENNVTRHDIGRERFVSEVWDWKNEHGGTILNQERRLGASLDWSREFFTMDEARSKAVTEAFVRLYREGLIYRDHCLVNWDCTLQTAISDAEVGLMDIRGETFRKVPGYDHEVQFGVLISFAYPLEGDLGEIIVATTRVETMLGDTAIAVHSNDKRYTHLHGKCAVHPFNGRKLPVICDDNLVVLESGTGAVKITPAHDPNDYLVGKHHNLEFINIFTDDGKINSNGGAEFEGMPRFTARVAVTEALRAQGLYRGAQKHEMKLGICSRSNDVVELMVKSQWFVDCKSIAKLALGAVMSDDNKKIEIIPHQYEQELIRWLENICDWCISRQLWWGHRVPAWYVTLEKDEFKDMGSYNDHWVVGRSEQEAVLEAKQIFAGKKFEIAQDPDVLDTWFSAALLPLSVLGWPEVTPDFKAFYPTSLLETGHDVLFLWVARMVMLGMKLGGDVPFRKVYLHPMIYDAHGQKMSKSKGNVIDPLDLINGISLEGLHKRLDTSNFDQSDLEKAKMDQIKDFPNGIPECGADALRFALVSYTDQSNKITLDVPRVVGYRQWCDELWNAVHFAMTKLGDDYCPREIHTIESMPLICQWTLSVLNKAVWKTISAFESYKFSDASTVLYSWWQYQFCDVFIEAVKPYFENLSEFEYAREASRDTLWISLDTGLRLLHPVMPFITEELWQRLPRAQGKKESIMISEYPSVVEAWTNEGIEEDLEIVNAAVRKFRSLRPQCNENRRFPAFALCRGHHITNIMKTYEFEITTLASVSSLKVLVENDMAPAGCAEDIVNQNLTVYLKLEGTLDTETEHERQHLLTHESPTEFIIDEAARDTESMLHGEIEERTMISVGDDDEHSVRHSISEISDFSTLEIPEMNIIENETIIPWYKIMIVKLNLRYSNAATTYALLDTFYQDHVKNIRKQSIYYGLTFLVSFIWGFIRWIFAREAECGLHTLPIFGRLAFQKQFYFDFSMTYIGLGMAYTYIAICVGDAVFQLFKMIVRSVKVILQREWYVPDPVALAIPFLSEPHVVISMLIGLTIHTIWRKYQIVHVEILGPALAWGIICGEKLWDLPAALLEQKGLKPPICLHG